The following proteins are co-located in the Streptomyces sp. DT2A-34 genome:
- the rimI gene encoding ribosomal protein S18-alanine N-acetyltransferase encodes MRWWDIDLVLGLEKDLFPEDAWSRGMFWSELAHSRGPEATRHYVVAEDGGRLVGYAGLASAGDLADVQTIAVARDYWGTGLGGRLLTELLRAATAFECAEVMLECRVDNVRAQKLYERFGFEAIGFRRGYYQPGNVDALVMRLTTKSNSGSAAGSTAVQGTEIND; translated from the coding sequence ATGCGCTGGTGGGACATCGACCTGGTGCTGGGCCTGGAGAAGGACCTCTTCCCCGAGGACGCCTGGTCCCGTGGCATGTTCTGGTCCGAGCTGGCCCACTCGCGCGGGCCCGAGGCGACGCGGCACTACGTCGTCGCCGAGGACGGCGGACGGCTCGTGGGATACGCCGGACTCGCGTCCGCCGGGGACCTGGCCGACGTCCAGACCATCGCCGTCGCCCGGGACTACTGGGGGACGGGCCTCGGCGGCCGTCTCCTGACCGAGCTGCTGCGGGCCGCCACCGCCTTCGAGTGCGCCGAAGTGATGCTGGAGTGCCGCGTGGACAACGTCCGCGCGCAGAAGCTCTACGAGCGCTTCGGCTTCGAGGCCATCGGCTTCCGGCGCGGCTACTACCAGCCGGGGAACGTGGACGCCCTGGTGATGCGACTGACCACGAAATCCAACAGCGGCTCCGCCGCGGGTTCAACTGCCGTACAAGGAACCGAGATCAATGACTGA
- the tsaB gene encoding tRNA (adenosine(37)-N6)-threonylcarbamoyltransferase complex dimerization subunit type 1 TsaB → MLLLALDTATPAVTVALHDGTDVIASSSQVDARRHGELLLPAVDRVLTEAGVRLDAVTGIVVGIGPGPYTGLRVGLMTADTFGIALGVPVHGVCTLDGLAYAADIEKGPFVVATDARRKEVYWARYADSRTRLTDPAVDRPADIADQVAGLPAVGAGALLYPDTFPSAHEPEHVSAAALAGLAAEKLAAGEELPAPRPLYLRRPDAQVPKNYKVVTPK, encoded by the coding sequence GTGCTCTTGCTCGCTCTGGATACCGCCACCCCCGCCGTCACCGTCGCGCTGCACGACGGTACGGACGTCATCGCCTCGTCGAGCCAGGTGGACGCGCGCCGGCACGGCGAGCTGCTGCTGCCGGCCGTCGACCGCGTCCTCACCGAGGCCGGCGTGCGGCTCGACGCCGTCACCGGCATCGTCGTAGGCATCGGCCCCGGCCCGTACACCGGGCTGCGCGTCGGCCTGATGACCGCCGACACCTTCGGGATCGCCCTCGGCGTCCCCGTGCACGGCGTGTGCACGCTCGACGGTCTCGCGTACGCCGCCGACATCGAGAAGGGCCCCTTCGTCGTGGCGACCGACGCCCGGCGCAAGGAGGTCTACTGGGCGCGCTACGCCGACTCCCGTACGCGGCTGACCGACCCGGCCGTCGACCGGCCCGCCGACATCGCCGACCAGGTCGCCGGGCTGCCGGCCGTCGGCGCGGGCGCGCTGCTGTACCCCGACACCTTCCCCAGCGCCCACGAGCCCGAGCACGTGTCGGCGGCGGCTCTCGCGGGGCTGGCCGCCGAGAAGCTGGCGGCGGGCGAGGAACTTCCCGCGCCCCGGCCGCTGTATCTGCGCCGGCCCGACGCCCAGGTTCCCAAGAACTACAAGGTGGTCACCCCCAAGTGA
- the tsaE gene encoding tRNA (adenosine(37)-N6)-threonylcarbamoyltransferase complex ATPase subunit type 1 TsaE codes for MEAPAAPHNAGDLELTVTSPDQMRELGRRLAKLLRAGDLLMLSGELGAGKTTLTRGLGEGMGVRGAVTSPTFVIARVHPSLGDGPPLVHVDAYRLSGGLDEMEDLDLDVSLPESVIVVEWGEGKVEELTEERLQVVIHRAVGDTTDEVRHVTVTGLGERWAAVDLSVLSA; via the coding sequence ATGGAAGCACCAGCAGCACCGCACAACGCGGGTGACCTCGAGCTGACCGTCACTTCTCCCGACCAGATGCGGGAACTGGGCCGCCGCCTCGCCAAGCTGCTGCGCGCCGGCGACCTCCTGATGCTCAGCGGGGAGCTCGGCGCGGGCAAGACGACGCTGACCCGGGGGCTCGGCGAGGGGATGGGGGTGAGGGGCGCGGTCACGTCCCCGACCTTCGTGATCGCCCGCGTGCACCCCTCCCTCGGCGACGGCCCGCCGCTCGTCCACGTCGACGCCTACCGGCTGTCCGGCGGCCTCGACGAGATGGAGGACCTCGACCTCGACGTCTCGCTGCCCGAGTCGGTGATCGTCGTGGAGTGGGGCGAGGGCAAGGTCGAGGAGCTGACCGAGGAACGGCTGCAGGTCGTGATCCACCGGGCCGTCGGGGACACGACCGACGAGGTGCGGCACGTCACCGTGACCGGGCTCGGGGAGCGCTGGGCGGCGGTGGATCTGAGCGTGCTGTCCGCGTGA
- a CDS encoding alpha/beta fold hydrolase, which translates to MSESSAEAVAAVASATGAAANWRRATGIAGAAIGVIAAGAAAGVAIERMTVGRGMRQKARLALDSAGPYGSLRGMPGKAQAEDGTELYYEVDDLDPEAAPALTPRRRRLFGRKSPAPVTVVFSHGYCLSQDSWHFQRAALRGVVRTVHWDQRSHGRSGRGVAQVEDGVPVDIEQLGRDLKAVIDAAVPEGPIVLVGHSMGGMTVMALADQYPELIRDRVVATAFVGTSSGRLGEVNFGLPVAGVNAVRRVLPGVLKALGQRAELVEKGRRATADLFAGIIKRYSFSSRDVDPAVARFAERMIEGTPIDVVAEFYPAFTDHDKTEALALFTEMPVLVLAGVGDLVTPSEHSEAIADLLPEAELVLVPDAGHLVMLEHPEVVTDRLADLLTRSGAVPAGATVSGYGSTSSTAQRG; encoded by the coding sequence GTGAGCGAGAGCAGTGCGGAGGCCGTCGCGGCCGTCGCCTCCGCCACGGGGGCGGCCGCGAACTGGCGTAGGGCCACAGGCATCGCCGGTGCGGCGATAGGCGTGATCGCGGCGGGCGCGGCCGCGGGCGTCGCCATAGAGCGGATGACCGTGGGCCGGGGCATGCGGCAGAAGGCCCGCCTCGCCCTCGACTCGGCGGGGCCGTACGGCTCGCTGCGCGGCATGCCCGGCAAGGCGCAGGCCGAGGACGGCACCGAGCTGTACTACGAGGTCGACGACCTCGACCCCGAGGCCGCCCCCGCCCTCACCCCACGCCGGCGACGGCTCTTCGGACGCAAGTCACCCGCCCCCGTCACCGTCGTCTTCAGCCATGGCTACTGCCTCAGCCAGGACTCCTGGCACTTCCAGCGCGCCGCGCTCAGGGGCGTCGTCCGCACCGTGCACTGGGACCAGCGCAGCCACGGCCGGTCCGGGCGGGGTGTGGCCCAGGTCGAGGACGGGGTGCCGGTCGACATCGAGCAGCTCGGGCGCGACCTGAAGGCCGTCATCGACGCCGCCGTCCCCGAGGGGCCGATCGTGCTGGTCGGGCACTCCATGGGCGGGATGACGGTGATGGCGCTGGCCGACCAGTACCCGGAGCTGATCCGCGACCGGGTCGTCGCCACCGCCTTCGTCGGTACGTCGTCCGGACGGCTCGGCGAGGTCAACTTCGGGCTGCCCGTCGCCGGTGTGAATGCGGTGCGGCGGGTGTTGCCGGGCGTGCTCAAGGCGCTGGGTCAGCGGGCCGAGCTGGTGGAGAAGGGGCGCCGGGCCACCGCCGACCTGTTCGCGGGGATCATCAAGCGGTACTCGTTCTCGTCGCGGGACGTCGACCCGGCCGTCGCCCGGTTCGCCGAGCGGATGATCGAGGGGACGCCGATCGACGTGGTCGCGGAGTTCTACCCGGCCTTCACCGACCACGACAAGACCGAGGCGCTCGCCCTCTTCACCGAGATGCCCGTGCTCGTCCTCGCCGGTGTGGGCGACCTCGTCACGCCCAGTGAGCACAGCGAGGCGATCGCCGACCTACTGCCGGAGGCCGAGCTGGTCCTGGTGCCGGACGCCGGGCACCTGGTGATGCTGGAGCACCCGGAGGTGGTCACCGACCGCCTGGCCGACCTGCTCACCCGCTCGGGCGCCGTGCCCGCAGGGGCTACCGTAAGTGGCTATGGAAGCACCAGCAGCACCGCACAACGCGGGTGA
- the alr gene encoding alanine racemase, which translates to MTETAALRTAPLRARAEIDLAALRANVRTLRAHAPGAALMAVVKSDAYGHGAVPCARAAVEAGAGWLGTATPEEALVLRAAGLDGVRIMCWLWTPGGPWREAIEADLDVSVSGMWALREVTDAARQAGAPARVQLKADTGLGRNGCQPGDDWAELVREALGAEADGLVRITGLWSHFACADEPGHPSIDAQLSLFREMVAYAEERGVCPEVRHIANSPATLTVPDSHFDLVRTGIATYGISPSPELGSPADFGLRPVMTLSASLALVKHVPGGHGVSYGHHYTTPGETTLGLVPLGYADGIPRHASGAGPVLVGGKWRTVAGRIAMDQFVVDLGGDEPEPGAQAVLFGPGDRGEPTAEDWAQAAGTIAYEIVTRIGTRVPRVYRNAST; encoded by the coding sequence ATGACAGAAACAGCAGCCCTGCGGACCGCGCCCCTGCGTGCCCGCGCCGAGATCGATCTGGCCGCCCTGCGGGCCAATGTGCGGACCCTGCGCGCCCACGCGCCGGGCGCGGCCCTCATGGCCGTCGTGAAGTCGGACGCGTACGGCCACGGGGCGGTGCCGTGTGCCCGCGCGGCCGTCGAGGCGGGCGCCGGCTGGCTGGGCACGGCCACGCCCGAGGAGGCCCTCGTGCTGCGGGCCGCCGGGCTGGACGGCGTACGGATCATGTGCTGGCTGTGGACGCCGGGCGGGCCCTGGCGGGAGGCCATCGAGGCCGACCTCGACGTCTCCGTGAGCGGGATGTGGGCCCTGCGGGAGGTCACCGACGCCGCCCGGCAGGCCGGCGCCCCCGCGCGCGTGCAGCTCAAGGCCGACACCGGGCTCGGGCGCAACGGCTGCCAGCCGGGTGACGACTGGGCCGAGCTGGTGCGCGAGGCCCTGGGGGCCGAGGCCGACGGGCTGGTCCGGATCACCGGGCTGTGGTCGCACTTCGCCTGCGCCGACGAGCCGGGCCATCCGTCCATCGACGCCCAGCTCTCCCTCTTCCGCGAGATGGTCGCGTACGCCGAGGAGCGGGGCGTGTGCCCCGAGGTCCGGCACATCGCCAACTCGCCCGCCACGCTCACCGTTCCCGACAGCCACTTCGACCTGGTGCGCACCGGGATCGCGACCTACGGCATCTCGCCCAGCCCCGAGCTCGGCAGCCCCGCCGACTTCGGGCTGCGGCCCGTGATGACCCTCTCGGCGTCCCTCGCGCTGGTGAAGCACGTGCCGGGGGGCCACGGCGTCAGCTACGGGCATCACTACACCACCCCGGGCGAGACCACCCTCGGCCTCGTCCCGCTCGGCTACGCCGACGGCATCCCACGGCACGCCTCGGGCGCCGGGCCCGTTCTGGTGGGCGGCAAATGGCGGACGGTCGCCGGACGCATCGCGATGGACCAGTTCGTCGTCGATCTGGGCGGGGACGAGCCCGAGCCGGGCGCGCAGGCCGTGCTGTTCGGGCCCGGTGACCGCGGTGAGCCCACCGCCGAGGACTGGGCGCAGGCCGCGGGAACCATCGCCTACGAAATCGTCACCCGGATCGGAACGCGCGTTCCACGCGTCTATAGAAATGCGTCCACGTGA
- a CDS encoding L,D-transpeptidase family protein — MLAAATLLPVGSASADPVPPASGPQAELVPQASEPQAGPVSPDSGPRAELVPPHSGPQADPVPPDSGPQAELVPGIPLGLPPLWQTDTPDQALAPEVYTPTAEEDAVEPEDAPREAYDSVEYVDPIDALGGVKCSEETGPRQRQVERWLKLPVDGEQSAADCRAIRAFQKKHGIKPAIGFAGPLTWSTMQLVDARKNPNAAKKCPVRAYRVACVDLDRQLTWVQHGKKVVFGPAPIRSGREGYGTRTGWHAVYWRHKNHVSSLYKSRMPYSQFFSGGQAFHGVYGNIFSPVGSMGCVNMRLDEARQLWGVLKRNDRVYVWGHRPEA; from the coding sequence GTGCTCGCCGCGGCCACCCTGCTGCCCGTCGGCAGCGCCTCGGCCGACCCCGTCCCCCCGGCCTCCGGACCGCAGGCCGAACTCGTGCCGCAGGCTTCCGAGCCGCAGGCCGGCCCTGTCTCCCCGGATTCCGGGCCGCGGGCCGAGCTGGTGCCCCCGCATTCCGGACCGCAGGCCGACCCCGTCCCCCCGGACTCCGGACCGCAGGCCGAACTCGTGCCCGGAATTCCCTTGGGCCTGCCTCCGCTCTGGCAGACGGACACGCCTGACCAGGCGCTGGCGCCGGAGGTGTACACGCCCACCGCCGAGGAGGACGCCGTCGAGCCGGAGGACGCGCCGCGGGAGGCGTACGACAGCGTGGAGTACGTCGATCCCATCGACGCTCTCGGGGGCGTGAAGTGCAGCGAGGAGACGGGCCCGCGGCAGCGGCAGGTCGAGCGGTGGCTGAAGCTGCCGGTGGACGGGGAGCAGTCGGCCGCCGACTGCCGGGCCATCCGCGCCTTCCAGAAAAAGCACGGCATCAAGCCCGCCATCGGCTTCGCCGGGCCTCTGACCTGGTCCACCATGCAGCTCGTCGACGCCCGGAAGAACCCGAACGCCGCCAAGAAGTGCCCGGTGCGGGCGTACCGGGTCGCCTGTGTCGACCTCGACCGGCAGCTGACCTGGGTGCAGCACGGCAAGAAGGTCGTGTTCGGGCCCGCGCCCATCCGGAGCGGACGGGAGGGGTACGGGACGCGCACCGGGTGGCACGCGGTCTACTGGCGGCACAAGAACCACGTGTCGTCGCTGTACAAGAGCCGTATGCCCTACTCCCAGTTCTTTAGCGGGGGCCAGGCCTTCCACGGCGTCTACGGCAACATCTTCAGCCCCGTCGGCTCGATGGGCTGCGTCAACATGCGCCTCGACGAGGCCCGGCAGCTGTGGGGCGTGCTGAAGCGGAACGACCGGGTGTACGTGTGGGGGCACCGGCCGGAGGCGTGA
- a CDS encoding holo-ACP synthase: protein MSIIGVGIDVAEIDRFEAALQRTPGLADRLFLESELMLPSGERRGIASLAARFAAKEALAKALGAPSGLLWTDAEVFVEDSGRPRLRVTGTVAARAADLGVRSWHLSLSHDAGVASAVVVAEG from the coding sequence ATGAGCATCATCGGGGTCGGTATCGACGTGGCCGAGATCGACAGATTCGAGGCGGCGCTGCAACGCACGCCCGGGCTGGCCGATCGGCTGTTCCTGGAGAGCGAGTTGATGCTGCCCAGCGGCGAACGCCGGGGCATCGCCTCGCTCGCCGCCCGCTTCGCCGCGAAGGAAGCCCTCGCCAAGGCACTGGGCGCGCCCTCGGGCCTGCTCTGGACGGACGCCGAGGTCTTCGTCGAGGACAGCGGCCGGCCGCGCCTGCGGGTGACGGGAACGGTGGCGGCGCGGGCGGCCGACCTGGGCGTGCGGTCCTGGCACCTGTCGCTGAGCCATGACGCCGGAGTGGCGTCGGCGGTGGTGGTGGCGGAGGGCTGA